The sequence below is a genomic window from Deinococcus humi.
CCAACTCGCGCGTGAAGCCTCCGGTGCCGCAGGCCAGGTCCAGGGCCGCCGCCCCCTCCAGCGCCAGGCCCCCGTCGCGGGCGTAGGTCAGGACGAAGTCGGCCCAGTAGTCGTACTCCACGTCCGCCATGATCGCGTCGTACACGGCGGCGAGGGCGGTAAACGGCGGGCGCTGCATGGGCCGGAGTATAGGGCGGGCCCGCCCTTCACATGCCTTCCACCTCAAGGCGACGTCAGGTAGCGCCTGCAAATTCGGAGCCTATGAGCACTCGATGAGCCGAGCGGGAAGGCTTTCACGGTAGCCGCGCCCGGCGGTTGCCGTTACGGTAAGAGGGTCAACTGTGTGGCCATCGCCACGAAAATTCAGCTCCAACGGAGGTTCCCCCATGAATAAGCTCCTGATTCCCTTGGCCCTCGTTCCTTTGACCCTCAGCGCCTGCACCCTGGCGGGCAACCCCGTCAAGAAGGACGTGACCGGACAGATTAGAGGCTTTGAAGCCAACCAGAACCTGGGTCTGGCACTGGTGGGTTTCAACGACGGCAAGTACACCGCCGACGGCACCGAGAGCCAGCTGATCGACAAGTTCCTGACTGGCGGCTTCGCGCTGGACCTACCCAGCAATGTGCCCTACGGGACCTACCGGGTGATCGTGTTCCGTGACGCCAACAACAACAACCGCTACGACGCGGGCGACACGGTGCTTAGCAAGGACAATGGCAAGCGCCTGGCCTTTGCCCAGAACGACAACCAGTTCTTCGCTGGCACCAAGAAGGGCTGGAACCTCGTCAACCCCGATGGCAATGTGCAGACCACCGTTCTGAACAACTACGATCTGGACGCTCAATAACCCCTATCTGAATCGAACTGGGGAGGCCACGCGCCTCCCTTTTTCAGGTGCTCAGCAAGTGCTGTAGTTCTTCCTGCCGTTGCTCCAATTCTTCCTCAGAGACCGCTGGAGGCCCGGCTTCTACCCTCAGGTCCCCCAGCGGCACCCAGCTGACGCAGCCCAGCAGGTCCGGCGTTTCCTCCAGGGTCAGCGGCGTTATCAGGGGGCGAACCCGCAACAGCAGGGCGTGTAGCCACAGACGGTTGCGGTAATGGAAGCGGCGCTCAATGGCCCCGGCAGTCAGCGCCTGTAAGGGTTCAAGGCGTAGTGCCCCTTCCAGCGATTCGACCTTCTGCACCGCCACCACCTCGGCCAGGGCGGGCAGCGCGATCTCACCAGGGGCAGGATCGGGGTGCAGCAGCGCCTGATATTCCCCCCGAAGCTCCTGTGGATTCTGGTGCAGGAAGGTGGGGTAAAGCAGAAACTGGCGGTGTTCCACCTCGAAACCGTCGTGCGTTTCCATGATGCCGCCCTTGCGCAGCAGCAGCGAGACGCGGCCCGTGGTCAGCAGCTGACACTGCACGTCCCACTCCTTGAGGGCGCTGACGTTCTGGGGGACGCTGGAATCGGTCGGGGACACGGAGAGAACCATGCACACAGCGTAACGTGGCTGGTGCGGAGGAATGTTGATGGGGTCCGCCCTTACTCGTCTTCCTCGTCGGGCAGCGGCAGGCGAACGCGGAAGGTGGCCCCCCCGCCGGGCGTGTCGATCACATCGATGGTCCCGCCGTGCGAGGTCACGACCTGCTGGGCGATGGTCAGGCCCAGGCCCGCTGAACCGGCTTCCTTGCCCCGGAAGAACTTGTCGAAGATACGCGGCTTGATGGCGTCCGGAACGCCGGGGCCGGTGTCCACCACCCTGACTTCCACTTCACCGGGGCGCAGGCTGCTTTCCAGATGGACCAGTTCCGGCGAGCCGCTGACCCGGATAGCGTTGGTCACCAGATTCATGAACACCTGACTGAGGCGGACCGGATCCCCCACGATCTCGACGTCGTGGTGGGTGGCGCGCACGCCGTAATCGCGCCCGACCTGAGCGATAACCCTGCCCAGATTCATGAAGTGCATCTCGATGCCCTGCACCAGTTCGCCGCGTGAGAGCTGGAGCAGATCGTTCACCAGCCGGGTCATGTTCTCGGCCACCCGCTGGGCGTCCAGCAGCGTCTGCGAGCCGCCCGCCTCGCGCTCGGCGCGGCGCAGGTAGCCGTGCAGGGCGGTCAGCGGCGTCCGCAGTTCGTGACTGGTCTCGGCCAGAAAGGTCTTTTGCATGCTCAGCGCCTCTTCAAGCTGCTTGGCCTGCACCTCCAGGCGCTGGCTCTGCCGCTCGGCGGTATTGCGCAGCCGTTCCACCTCGATCAATCGGGCCTGAAGGTCACGGTTGAGACTCAACACCTCCTGCTCGGCGCGCTCGCGGCTGGCGCGGGCCTCCACCTCGGCAATGGCGCGGCGGATGGTGGGGGCCAGGCGGTCCAGGCGCTGCTTGAGGATGTAGTCGGTGACCCCCTGGCGCAGGGTGTCGACGGCCACCTCCTCGCCCAGCGCCCCGGTCACGATGATGAACGGTACCTCGGGCAACCGGGTGCTGGCGGCCCGGTAAGCGCTCAGGCCATCGTAACTGGGCAGCGCGTAATCGCTGAGGATCAGGTGTGGCGGGTCCGTTTCCAGCGCGGCCAGGAATCCGGCCTCGTCCTCCACCCGGCGCACCTGCAGGGGCCAGGGCAGCTCACCATCCAGGTGCATGACCACCAGTTCGTGGTCCAGCTCGCTGTCTTCCAGGTGCAGCACATTGAGTGCCTCGCCGGGATTGGGGAAACGGTAGCTGCGGCGCGGCGCGGCGGTGGGGCCGGTCACGCACGCTCCCCGGCAGCTTCACTGGCGGGCACGGCGGGCGGCGCATCCAGAGGCGGCTCGTTCAGCGGCAGGGTGATCCAGAATTCGGCCCACTCGTCGGGGCGGGCATCGGCCCCCACCCGGCCACCATGACGGGACACGATGCGCCGGACGTTGGCGAGGCCAATGCCGATGCCTTCAAATTCATCGGCGCGGTGGAGACGTTGAAACACGCCGAACAGTTTATCCAGGTATTCGGGATTAAAGCCCACGCCGTTGTCACGAACCGTTAAGGTGATGCTTCCGGCGTCCACCTGCGCGCTCACGTCGATGGTGGCGTGTTCACGCGTGCGGGTGTACTTGATCGCGTTGCTCAGCAGGTTGCTGATCACCAGCCCCAGTAGCGCGGCGTCACCCGGCACGCGCGGCAGGGTGTCGGGCAGCGTCAGGGTGATGTCGCGGCCCTCACGGTCCGGTTCCAGGCTGTCCCAGCCTGTTTTAAGCAGGGCGCGCAGGTCCACGCTCTCGCGGCGCAGCTCCTGACGGCCCATGCGCGAGAATTCCAGCAGGTCATCGATCAGCTGGCTCATGCGCCCGGCTGAATCGGTGATGATGTTGAGGTAACGCTGCCCCTTGGCGCTCAGGCCGCCGCCGGTGCCCAGGCCCGCCGCCTCGCTCTTGGCCTGCTGGCTGAGCAGTTCCTTGCCCAGCAGGTCGCCGAAGCCCACGATGTGGCGTAGCGGCGTGCGCAGGTCGTGCGAGACGCTGTAGCTGAAGGCCTCCAGCTCGTGGTTGGCGTGCTCCAGTTCCTCGGTGCGGCGCTGCACGCGGTCTTCTAGGGACAGGTTGAGGGCCTGCAGCTCGCGCTGTGCCCCGGCCACCCGTTCCTGCAAGGCATCGTTGTCCAGCGCGGCGGCAAAGCGCCCACTGATCTCCTGCGCCAGATCGTGATCGCGTCCGGTCAGCTCCTGACGGTAGAACAGCCCCAGCACGCCGCACAGCCGCCCGCCCGCGCCCAGCAGCGGGTACAGCAGCGCGCCGGTGCAGTTGACCCCGTGCAGCAGCGGGTGAGACGAGATGAACAGGGGGTCCTCGGTGCGGATGACCTGTTCCAGCAGGCCCTCCAGGAAAGCCCGCATGTGGTCGGTCTGCCACGCCGGATGCAGCGACGAGGACGCCAGCAGTTCCGGGGCTTTGGCCTGATCGGCCTCACCCTTGACCGCCCCCGCTGGAATGGACCACAGCGCCGCGCCCTCCGCGAAGCGCGCGGTGAGCCGCCCCAGGGCGGCGCGGTAGACCGCCGGGCGGTCCTGGGCAGGGGCGCTCAGGTAGGGCGGCAACAGCACGGGAGGCGCGGCGGGCGAACGGGCCGGTTGCAGCCGGGGCTCCGGACGACGGGCGGCCAGATCCTCGGAAATGTCAGCCAGCAGGCGGGCGGCGTTTTCCTCGGTGACCGAATCGTCCACGTCGGTGCTGGTGCCCACCCATTCCAGCACCGCGCCCGCAGGGTCCAGAATTGGCAGGCCACGCGTCACGAAGCTGCGGTAGCGCCCTGCGGCCGAGCGCAGGCGGTGCTCGGCCTCGAAGGGCTGCCCGCTGCGGATGGCCGCTGCCCAGCGCCGCTGGTAGTCGGCGCGGTCCTCCGGGTGCAGCAGCCCCAGGAAGCCGGCAGTGGCCTGCTCCGGCCCCACGTACTCCTCCCAGCGCCGGTTGAATGACAGCGACTCGCCTTGCGGATCGGCCTGCCAGACGATCTGCGGGAGACCCTCCAGCACGCTGCGGTAGCGCTCCTCGTTGCGCTGCGCGAGCCGCTCGGCGGTCAGGCGATCATGGATGTCGGTGGCCGAGGTGATCCATTCCTCGGTCCGCTCCTCCCCGGCGCCGCTTCCAGAGCTGTCCTGCATCCGAATGGGCGACAGGCGCAGGGTGAACCAGCGGCGGCCCGCGTCTCCCACCTGCAGCTGGACCTCAGCGCTGGCGGTGTGCTGCCCCACCTCGCCGCGCTCGCGCACCTCCTGCCACAGCCGCTCAAAGGCGACGCGGCCCTCAGGGGTCATGCGGGCGCTCAGCTCGTCGCCCCCCAACAGTTCCCGGTGCTGGGTGTTGACGTAGGTGACCTGGCCCACCCCATCGCTGACCTGCAGGATGTGCGGAATCGCGTCCAGCACGCCCCGGTAGCGCCGCTCGCCACGCTGAACAGCCCGTTCGGCGGCCAGACGCTCGCTGACGTCGCGAACCACCTCCAGCAGCCCCAGGCGCTGGCCATTGGCATCTTGCACTGCGCTGCGCTGCGCCTCGCCGGTAAAAATGCTGTCGTCGGCGCGGCGGTAGGGCGTGGTCAGGATCTGGAAAGTCTGGCGTTCGGCCAGCCGGGCATCGTGGTGCAGCACCGAGAGCGGCGCGCCGATAAGGGCGGAGGCCGGGTGGCCGAATTGCCGCTCCAGGGCGCGGTTGACCAGCCGGATCTGACCCTGTGGATCGGTGAAGGCAGCGGGATCCTGCATCGACTGGAAGATCGCCTCGAACTCGGCGCGGGCCTGCTCCTGTCGCGCCCGGGCCTGCCCCAGCGAGACGTTCAGCGCCTCGGCCCGGCTGCGGGCCAGCACCTGTGCCCCCACTAGCAGGTAGGCCAGTCCCGAGATCAGCAGGCCGGCCAGCATGACCAGGACCGGGACGCCAGCAGCCGCGTCCTGCCCGAAACTGCGCGGCGCGGTGTAGGTCAGGGTCCAGGGCTGACCGGCCAGGATCAGGTTCAAGCTGTCCTTGAAATACGCCGGACCGCCGCCCCGCGCAAGTGGTTCTCCGGCCAGGGCGACGCCCACCGAGAGGCCATTTTGCACTCCGGGCGGGCGCAGATCGCTCAGGAACTGATCGGCGCGCACCGCCATGTACACAAACCCCTCGGGCTCCGTGGCCTGTCCCCCTCCCTGAGCTGTCGGCCAGACCGGCAGCATCAACAGGAAGCCCGGCAAAGGCTGTCCGTTCGCGTCGCGCTGCAAAAGCGGCACGCGCCCGCTGACCTGCACGTCCGCCTTGGTCCGTGCCAGGTCCAGCGCCGCACGGCGTCCTGGTTCGCTGTACAGATCGAAGCCCAGCGCGGCCCGGTTCTCGGCATTGGGGGGCGCGATTACCGAGATGGGGGCGCGGGCGGTCTGGGGGTCCGGTCCCTCACGTACCGTGTACCCGGGCGTGACCGTCTGGCGCAGCCGCGCGATCAGGGGCGCGGTGTCGCCGTCGGGCAGCCAGGCCCCGAAGCCCAGTGCCTGCACGCCGGGATAGCGCCGCACCAGATCGATGCCGTCCACGAAACGCACGAACTCGGCCTCATCCAGCAGATTGGGATGCACCTGCCAGGCCGCCCGCGCGGTCCGCAGCAGGCGGTCATAGTCGTTTACCCGGTCCTTGAGGGCCAGGGTGTAGGCCAGCGTCTCGCGCTCGAAGCGGTCTCGCTGCTGCGCCTGCACGAAGCCGGAGATCACGAGCGCGGCGGTCAGCGACAGCAGCAGGATCAGCCCCATGACCAGCAACGGCGCACGCCGAGAGGCACTGGCCGCTTGCGGAGTCATGGTGCGCAGGGTCATGGCCCGGCGTCTCCAGCCGCCCCAGCAGGGTTCAGCGCCTCCAGAAACACCGACACGGGCACATCTGTCCCGCTCCACGCCGCAAAGGCCAGCCGCGCCTGGTGCGCCAGCATCCCCAGCCCGTTCTCGGCGCGCAGGCCCGCCGCACGGGCGTCCCGCAGCAGCCGGGTCTCGGCCGGACGGTACACCATGTCGTAGACCAGGGCGCGGGTGTCCAGTTGCGGAAACACGGGCAGCGGTGAGTCGTCCGGCGCATCCAGCCCGGCGCTGCTGGCGTTGATCAGCAGGGTCACGGCGGACCACGGCACGGTTTCCGGCCACGCTGCCCGCCCGCCCAGTTGGGTCGCCAGGGCCTGGGCGCGGGCGTGGGTGCGGTTGACGATCAGCACCTCATGACCGACCTGCCGAAGGGCGTACACCGCCGCCCGCGCCGCGCCGCCCGCGCCCAGCACCACGCTCAGGCCCCCCTTCGGGGCGTCCGCGTCCGCCAGTGCCGCCAGAAAGCCGGGGGCGTCGGTATTGTCACCGCTCAGTCTGC
It includes:
- a CDS encoding ATP-binding response regulator; translated protein: MTGPTAAPRRSYRFPNPGEALNVLHLEDSELDHELVVMHLDGELPWPLQVRRVEDEAGFLAALETDPPHLILSDYALPSYDGLSAYRAASTRLPEVPFIIVTGALGEEVAVDTLRQGVTDYILKQRLDRLAPTIRRAIAEVEARASRERAEQEVLSLNRDLQARLIEVERLRNTAERQSQRLEVQAKQLEEALSMQKTFLAETSHELRTPLTALHGYLRRAEREAGGSQTLLDAQRVAENMTRLVNDLLQLSRGELVQGIEMHFMNLGRVIAQVGRDYGVRATHHDVEIVGDPVRLSQVFMNLVTNAIRVSGSPELVHLESSLRPGEVEVRVVDTGPGVPDAIKPRIFDKFFRGKEAGSAGLGLTIAQQVVTSHGGTIDVIDTPGGGATFRVRLPLPDEEDE
- a CDS encoding CHASE domain-containing protein, with product MTLRTMTPQAASASRRAPLLVMGLILLLSLTAALVISGFVQAQQRDRFERETLAYTLALKDRVNDYDRLLRTARAAWQVHPNLLDEAEFVRFVDGIDLVRRYPGVQALGFGAWLPDGDTAPLIARLRQTVTPGYTVREGPDPQTARAPISVIAPPNAENRAALGFDLYSEPGRRAALDLARTKADVQVSGRVPLLQRDANGQPLPGFLLMLPVWPTAQGGGQATEPEGFVYMAVRADQFLSDLRPPGVQNGLSVGVALAGEPLARGGGPAYFKDSLNLILAGQPWTLTYTAPRSFGQDAAAGVPVLVMLAGLLISGLAYLLVGAQVLARSRAEALNVSLGQARARQEQARAEFEAIFQSMQDPAAFTDPQGQIRLVNRALERQFGHPASALIGAPLSVLHHDARLAERQTFQILTTPYRRADDSIFTGEAQRSAVQDANGQRLGLLEVVRDVSERLAAERAVQRGERRYRGVLDAIPHILQVSDGVGQVTYVNTQHRELLGGDELSARMTPEGRVAFERLWQEVRERGEVGQHTASAEVQLQVGDAGRRWFTLRLSPIRMQDSSGSGAGEERTEEWITSATDIHDRLTAERLAQRNEERYRSVLEGLPQIVWQADPQGESLSFNRRWEEYVGPEQATAGFLGLLHPEDRADYQRRWAAAIRSGQPFEAEHRLRSAAGRYRSFVTRGLPILDPAGAVLEWVGTSTDVDDSVTEENAARLLADISEDLAARRPEPRLQPARSPAAPPVLLPPYLSAPAQDRPAVYRAALGRLTARFAEGAALWSIPAGAVKGEADQAKAPELLASSSLHPAWQTDHMRAFLEGLLEQVIRTEDPLFISSHPLLHGVNCTGALLYPLLGAGGRLCGVLGLFYRQELTGRDHDLAQEISGRFAAALDNDALQERVAGAQRELQALNLSLEDRVQRRTEELEHANHELEAFSYSVSHDLRTPLRHIVGFGDLLGKELLSQQAKSEAAGLGTGGGLSAKGQRYLNIITDSAGRMSQLIDDLLEFSRMGRQELRRESVDLRALLKTGWDSLEPDREGRDITLTLPDTLPRVPGDAALLGLVISNLLSNAIKYTRTREHATIDVSAQVDAGSITLTVRDNGVGFNPEYLDKLFGVFQRLHRADEFEGIGIGLANVRRIVSRHGGRVGADARPDEWAEFWITLPLNEPPLDAPPAVPASEAAGERA
- a CDS encoding DUF1802 family protein, whose product is MVLSVSPTDSSVPQNVSALKEWDVQCQLLTTGRVSLLLRKGGIMETHDGFEVEHRQFLLYPTFLHQNPQELRGEYQALLHPDPAPGEIALPALAEVVAVQKVESLEGALRLEPLQALTAGAIERRFHYRNRLWLHALLLRVRPLITPLTLEETPDLLGCVSWVPLGDLRVEAGPPAVSEEELEQRQEELQHLLST
- the aroE gene encoding shikimate dehydrogenase — its product is MTVPERPHTPQQAYLFADPAAHSLSPQMHRAAFAYAGIDGTYTARRVLAAELPEAVAGLRQSGVLGANLSLPHKQTVLPLLDELTPAAQAIGAVNTVVQKSGRLSGDNTDAPGFLAALADADAPKGGLSVVLGAGGAARAAVYALRQVGHEVLIVNRTHARAQALATQLGGRAAWPETVPWSAVTLLINASSAGLDAPDDSPLPVFPQLDTRALVYDMVYRPAETRLLRDARAAGLRAENGLGMLAHQARLAFAAWSGTDVPVSVFLEALNPAGAAGDAGP